Below is a window of Lentimicrobiaceae bacterium DNA.
AACGATGAAGTAGAGTTTACCAATTCAAGTTATAATCAAATAATTAATATTTGCTCCGATTTAATCAGCAAAAATCAAGATTTTGATTCGAGGGCTTTAACTCACAATGTAAATCCCGATATATCGCAAACAGTTATTGATATTGTTGCAAATAAATATACTTTCAGTCCTAATTGGGAAAAAAAGAAAATATATTTAGCTACCGAAAGTGATGTTTTAGACAAACTTGTACCCAAAACCTTACTTTCGTATAAAGCCAAACGCATCAATCAGGTTGTGCAAGAATTGTTGAAACAAATGCAAAATGAAGAAGACGAAGAACAAAAAAACAAATACGTAAAAAAATATTTAGATGTAAAAAAATGCTAGACGATATTAACTACTGGTTAGGCAGATATACTAGTTACTAATCTATTTTTTGTAAAATAAATTGAAGCTATGAATATAAATTTTATAAAATCTAGAAATTAAGGGCATCTATGATAAAAAATAACAAAAAAACGTATTTTAAATTATTTAATAATGAAAACAACAAAGTTGATTTTAGCAATTCTTGTTGCAATTGCTACACAAAGGGCTATATCGCAGCAACAAACCGTAGGCATTTTCTTTAACACTCCGGAATCGTTTAACGGTTATACTCTTTTCTCGCCCATTGTGGGCACGACAACTTACTTGATAGATAATTGCGGAGAAGTAGTGCACAAGTGGGAATCGACAAGAACCCCGGGTCTTAAGGCATATCTGAATACCGATGGCAATTTAGTTAGAGCTGCATCATCTCAAAATTTCGTTTTTAACGGAAGATGGGGCGGAACAATAGAAGTTTTTAATTGGGAAGGAGAAAAAATTTGGGAATACGTTATTTCCGACGATTATAAATGCCAGCATCACGATATTGAATGTTTGCCTAATGGGAACTTTTTGGCTATCGTATGGGAGTTACATACTTTAGAAGAGGTTATTCAGGCAGGTAGGGTCGATGCTGAAAGTCCGGTTTGGTCGGAAAAAATTGTAGAAATAAAACCCGATTATGTAAATGGAGGCGGAACCGTAGTTTGGGAATGGAGAACGTGGGATCATTTAATTCAAGATGTTGACCCCAACCTTGATAACTACGGTGTTGTTGCAGACAATCCGCAACGAGTGGATATTAACTATTTGGGCGAGGTTGAAACTGCTACCGATTGGCTTCACTTTAACAGTGTTTACCACAATGCCGAATTAGATCAAATTGTTATTACCGTACATAATTTGCACGAAATATGGATAGTAGACCATTCAACAACAACCGAAGAAGCAGCATCAAGTTCGGGCGGCAATTGCGGAAAAGGTGGCGATTTGCTTTATCGTTGGGGAAATCCATTGGCGTATAAAAGAGGCACCGAAAGCGACCAGCAACTGTTTTTGCCACATGATGCCAATTGGATACCAAAAGGACAAATGGATGAAGGCATGATTATGATTTACGACAATCAGGCGGGGACTCCTTATGGTCTTGATTATTCTGCTGTCGATGTTATTGACCCGCCTTTGTTGGACGACGGAAATTATTTATTCGAGAATGCAGCTTACGCTCCAGTTGCACCACATTGGACTTATACAGCCGAAAATCCAACCGATTTTTATTCAGATATTATTTCCGGAGCACGCCGTCTTCCCAACAACAATACTCTTATATGCGAGGGCATGTCGGGCAGACTTTTTGAAGTCGATTACGAAGGTAATATTGTTTGGCAGTACGTAAATCCTGTAGGGATGAACGGAATTACACCACAGTATTCTCAGCCTCAAATAAATGCTGTTTTTAAAGTAGAAAGATACGCTCCCGATTTTGAAGGATTTGAAGGACGTGAGCTTATACCGCAAGGACACATAGAGCCGGGTACATTCGTTGAATGCGAAATTTACGACGACACTAATATTGAAAATTTGTATGTTGACAACAATTTTCACGTGTTTCCAAATCCCGCAAGTTCGTTACTCAATGTACAGTGGGATTATACAAATGTTGATAAAATACAACTTACCGATATAAAAGGGAATTTATTAATAGAAACTCCGGTATACACTAACAGTTCAGTTATTGATGTTAGCTGTTTTAGCGAAGGAGTATATATAATTTCCCTATTTAATAAGGGCTATTTAATATCGAATAAACAAGTTATTGTTAAGTAAGTTGAAGCTATGAACCATAAATCTTATAAAATCTAAAAGTTAAGGGCAACTATGATAAAAAAGAACAAAAAAACGTATTTTAAATTATTTAATCATGAAAACAACAAAGTTGATTATAGCAATTCTTGTTGCAATTGCTACACAAAGGGCTATGTCGCAGCAACAAACCGTCGGGATATTTTTCAACACTCCTGAATCATTCAACGGTTACACTCTATTCTCGCCTATAGCAGGAACTACGACTTACTTGATAGATAATTGTGGCGAAGTTGTAAAAACATGGGAATCTGACAGGACTCCGGGTCTTAAAGCATATTTAACTGCTGATGGCGATTTGATAAGAGGGAAGTCGGTGGAAAATCCTGTTTTTCACGGAAGATCAAGCGGAGCAATGGAAGTTTTTAATTGGGAGGGAGAACGAATTTGGGAATACTCCATTTCAAACAACATCAATTGTCAGCACCACGATATTGTGCGTTTGCCCAATGGGAACTTTTTGCTTATTGTATGGGATCTTCGTACTAGCGAAGAAGCTCTCCGGGTTGGCAGGGTTAATGTTTCAAGAGATATTTGGTCTGAAAAAATTGTAGAAGTACAACCCGACTACGAAAACGGTGGTGGCACAATAGTTTGGGAATGGAAAGTATGGGATCATTTAATCCAAGATGTTAACCCCAACATAGCTAATTATGGCGTTGTTGCTGACAATCCGCAACGCATAGATATTAACTATTTGGGAGAAGACCCATTCTCTGTCGATTGGCTTCATTTCAACAGTCTCGATTACAATGTCGAACTAGACCAAATAGTTATCAGTGTGCACAATTTGCACGAAATATGGATAATTGACCACTCAACCACAACTGAAGAAGCAGCTTCAAGCTCGGGTGGTAATTACGGAAAGGGTGGAGATTTACTCTATCGTTGGGGAAATCCTTTAGCATACAAAAGAGGCACAGTAAACGACCAAAAATTATTTTTGCAACACGATGCAAGTTGGATACCCAAAGGACAAATGGATGAAGGTATGATTATGATTTTTAATAATAGAACGGGAACTCCTTACGGTCTCGACTACTCTTCTGTTGATGTTATTGACCCGCCTTTGTTAAACGACGGTAATTATTTATTTGAAAATGCAGCTTACGGTCCAGCCGAAACGCATTGGACTTATACAGCCGAAAATCCAACCGATTTTTACTCCGATCTTATTTCAGGTGCACGCCGACTACCCAACAATAATACACTTATATGCGAAGGCATGTCGGGAAGACTTTTTGAAGTTGATTACGACGGCAATATTGTTTGGCAATACGTAAATCCTGTGGGAGTCAATGGTATTACACCTCAGTACGCTCAACCTCAAGTAAACCCTGTTTTTAAAATAGATAGATACGCTCCTGATTTTGAAGGGTTTGAAGGTCGTGAGCTCATACCACAAGGGCATATAGAACCTGGAACATTTGTTGAATGCGAAATTTACGATGGCACTGATATTGAAATGTTATACGCTGACTATAATTTTAACGTGTTCCCAAATCCGGCAAGTTCATCGCTTAACGTACAGTGGGATTATACAAATGTTGATGAAATACAATTAAGCGATATAAATGGAAATTTAGTAATAGGAACTCAGGCACATACAAACAGTACAGTCCTTGATGTTAGTTGCATCAGCGAAGGCGTGTATGTAGTTTCCTTGTTATCTAAAGGCTATTTAATTTCGAGCGAGCAAGTTATAATTATGTAATTAAGTTTAATTTTGTAACAAGCAGTTGAATAATGAATATTAAATCATAATTTATGAAAAAAACAAAGTTAATTTTGGTATTTATAGCTACATTAATCACACAAGCGGCTATTTCGCAGCAACAAACCGTAGGAATATTTTTTAATACTCCTGAGGCATTCAATGGCTACACTCTTTTCTCGCCTTTAGCCGGAACCACAACTTACTTGATAGATAATTGCGGAGAAGTAGTAAACAAGTGGGTATCGGAGCGAAAAGCAGGTCGAATAGCACATATAACTCCCGAAGGCAATTTGGTTAGAGCCACAACATCCGAAAATACGGTTTTTAATGGGGACTGGGGTGGAGGAATAGAAGTTTTTAATTGGGATGGAGAATTAATTTGGGAATACTTTATCTCAGATAGTCTTAATTGTCGACATCACGATATTAAATGTTTGCCTAATGGAAACATTTTAGCTATTTCGTGGGAGTTCCGTACTGCCGAAGAAGCTATGCAGGCTGGCAGGGTTAACGCCCAAAGTGAGGTTTGGTCAGAAACTATTGTAGAAATAAAACCCGATTTTGAAAACGGAGGTGGCACCATAGTTTGGGAATGGAAAGCATGGGATCATTTAATTCAAGATGTTGACCCAAGCATTGATAACTACGGCGTTATTGCCGACAATCCGCAACGAATAGATATTAACTTTTTGGGCGAAAATTCACTCGCTTCAAACTGGCTTCACTTTAACGGTATCGACTATAATGCCGAATTAGACCAGATAGCTATCAGTGTGCATCAATTTAGCGAAATATGGATAATAGACCACTCAACAACGACCGAAGAAGCAGCTTCAAGCATAGGTGGTAATTGCGGGAAAGGAGGTGATTTGCTTTATCGTTGGGGAAATCCCCAGGCATATAAAAGAGGTACCGAAAGTGATAGGAAACTATTTTTGCAACACGATCCTAATTGGATACCCAAAGGGCAAATGGATGAAGGTATGATTATGATTTTCAACAATAGAGCAGGAACCCCTTATGGTATTGATTATTCATCTGTTTATGTTATTGACCCACCTTTGTTAGACGACGGAAATTATTTGTTAGAGAATACAGCTTACGCTCCAGCCGAACCACATTGGAGCTATACAGCTGAAAATCCAACCGATTTTTATTCTGCGTTTATTTCCGGAGCAAGCCGACTCCCTAACAACAACACCCTTATATGTGCCGGAAGGTCAGGAAGATTTTTCGAAATTGATTACGATGGTAATATTGTTTGGGAGTATGTAAATCCTGTAGCCACGAATGGTATTACGCCTCAGTACGCTCAACCGCAGTTAAATACTGTTTTTAAAATAAAAAGATATGCTCCCAATTTTGAAGGGTTTGTAGGACGCCAACTTATTCCGCAAGGGCATATAGAGCAGGGTACAACTACAGAATGCGAAATATACAGCGGTGCTAATGTTGAGAAAATTTACATCAACGGCAATTTTTACGTGTTCCCAAATCCGGCAAGTTCGTTGCTTAACGTACAGTGGGATTATACAAATATTGATAAAATACAACTTACCGATATAAAAGGAAATATACTAATAGAAACTTCGGCATACACTAACAACACAGTAATTGATGTTAGCTGTTTTAACGAAGGAGTATATATAATTTCCTTGTTAAATAAGGGCTATTTGGTATCGAGCAAACAATTTGTTGTAAGGTAATTTGGATCTGTGAAACATGTATCTTAAAATATAGTAGTTAAGGGCAACTATGATATAAAAGAAAAAAAACGTATTATAAATAATTTAGTCATGAAAACAACAAAGTTAATTTTAGCTTTTTTTGTGGCGTTTGCCATGCAAAAGGCTATGTCGCAAGAGCAAACCGTAGGTATATTTTTAAATACTCCTGATGCATTCAATGGTTACACTCTTTTCTCTCCTCAACTAAACACAACAACTTACTTAATAGATAATTGTGGCGAAGTTGTAAATAAGTGGGAATCGGATCGAACTCCGGGACGAATGGCATTTTTAACTCCCGATGGCAATTTAGTCAGAGCAAAGGCAACTGACAATACTGTTTTTAAAAATGGGATAGCTGGTGGAGCTATAGAAATTTTTAATTGGGAAGGAGAACGAATTTGGGAATACTTTATCTCAGATGATTTTCAATGTCAGCACCACGATATTGAATATTTGCCTAATGGAAACATTTTGGCTATTGTATGGGAATATCGTACCCTCGAAGAGCTTATTCAGGTGGGCAGGGTCAATGCTCAAAGTGATATTTGGTCTGAAAAAATTGTAGAAATTCAACCCGATTTTGAAAATGGAATTGGCACAATAGTTTGGGAATGGAGAGTGTGGGATCACTTAATTCAAGATGTTGACCCTAGCATTGATAACTACGGTGTTGTTGAAGACAATCCGCAACGAATAGATATTAACTATTTGGCGGAAAAAGCTTCAGTTGATTGGCTTCACTTTAATGGTATAGATTATAATGCCGAATTAGACCAAATAGCTATTAGCATACACCAATTTAGTGAAATGTGGATAATAGACCATTCAACAACAACTGAAGAAGCTGCTACAAGCGTAGGTGGTAATTGCGGAAAGGGTGGCGACTTGCTTTATCGCTGGGGAAATCCTATAGCATACAAAAGAGGTACCGCAAATGACCAAAAATTGTTTATGCAGCATGATGCTAATTGGATACCAGATGGACAAATGGATGGAGGTATGATTATGATATACAGCAATAGAGCAGGGACTCCTTATGGTCTTCAATATTCTTCTGTTGTTGTTATTGACCCACCTTTATTAGAAGGCGGCAATTATTTATTTGAGAATACTGCTTACGCTCCAGCCGATTTTCATTGGTCTTATACAGCTGAAAATCCAAGCGATTTTTATTCTGCACTTTTTTCAGGAGCAAACCGACTTCCCAATAATAATACTATTATTTGTGAAGCATTGACAGGACGCCTTTTTGAAGTCGATTACGATGGAAATATTGTCTGGCAGTATATAAATCCTGTGGCACAGGACGGTATAATTCCTCAGTACGTTCAACCTCAAGCTAACACAAATAGCGTTTTTCAAACCGTAAGGTACGCACCGGATTTTGAAGGATTTATAGGACGTGAGCTTATACCTCAAGGACACATAGAGCCTGGTACAACCACAGATTGTGAAATATACAGCGGTGCTAATGTTGAGAAATTATACGCCGACGGCAATTTTTACGTATTCCCAAATCCGGCAAGTTCGTTGCTCAACGTACAGTGGGATTACACAAATATTGATAAAATACAACTTACCGATATAAAAGGAAATATATTAATAGAAACTCCGGCATACACTAATAGTTCAGTAATTGATGTTAGCTGTTTTAACGAAGGAGTATATATAATTTCCTTACTGAATAAGGGCTATTTGGTATCGAGCAAGCAAGTTATTATTAAGTAAGTTGAGGCTATGAACTATATATCTTATAAAATCTAAAAGTTTAGGGCAACTATGATATAAAAGAACAAAAAACGTATTATAAATAATTTAGTCATGAAAACAACAAAGTTAATTTTAGTATTTTTAGTTGCGTTTGCTGCGCAAACGGCTATGTCGCAACAACAAACCGTAGGAATATTTTTTAATACTCCCGAGGCGTCCAATGGTTATACTCTTTTAGCGCCTTTATTTGACTCTACAACTTACTTGATAGATAATTGTGGAGAAGTAGTGCACAAGTGGGAATCGGATCGGCTCCCAGGTTTAGCTGCATATATAACAACCGACGGCAATTTGGTTAGAGGAAAGGCGTCGGACAATACAGTTTTTCTTAATGGGATATCAGGTGGAATAATAGAAACTATTAGTTGGGAAGGAGAACGAATTTTTGAATACACTATCTCAGATGGTTATTATTGTCAGCATCACGATATAGAATGCTTACCCAACGGGAACATTTTGGCTACTGTGTGGGAGTACCGCAGTGTAGAAGAAGTTATTCAGGCAGGCAGGGTTAATGCCCAAAGCGAGGTTTGGTCGGAAAATATTGTAGAAATACAACCTGACTACGAAAACGGAACCGGCACAATAGTTTGGGAATGGAAGGCATGGGATCACTTAATTCAAGATGTTGACCCTAACCTTGATAACTACGGTGTTATTGCAGACAATCCGCAGCGTATAGACATTAACTATTTGGGCGAGAAAGAAACCTCTGTTGATTGGCTTCATTTCAATGGTATAGATTATAATGCTGAGTTAGACCAAATAATCGTTAGCGTACATAATTTTAGTGAAATATGGATAATAGACCACTCAACAACAACTGAAGAAGCAGCTACTAGTTTAGGTGGTAATTGCGGAAAAGGTGGCGATTTGCTTTATCGTTGGGGAAATCCATTGGCATACAAGAGTGGTACCGAAAGCGACCAAAAACTGTTTATGCAGCATGATGCTAATTGGATACCTAAGGGGCAGATGGATGAAGGTATGATTATAGTTTATAACAATCAAGCTGGCATACCTTACGGTCTTGAATATTCTTCCATTGATGTTATTGACTCACCATTGTTAGAAGATGGTAATTATTTGTATAAGAACGCAGCTTACGCTCCAGCCGATTTTCATTGGACTTATACAGCGCAAAATCCAAGCGATTTATACTCTGTGCTTTTTTCCGGAGCAAGTCGACTTCCCAATAACAATACTCTTATAAGCGAAGGCACGTCGGGAAAACTTTTCGAGATTGATTACGACGGCAATATAGTTTGGGAATACGTAACTCCCATAGATAATAATGGCATTATACCTCAATATGCGCAACCTCAAATGAACTATATTTTTAAATCTGTAAGATACGCTCCAAATTTTGAAGGGTTTATAGGACGCCAACTTACACCACAAGGGCATATAGAGCCGGGTACAACAACAGAATGCGAAATATACAGCGGTGCTAATGTTGAGAAATTATACACCGACGGCAATTTTTACGTATTTCCAAATCCGGCAAGTTCGTTACTCAACGTCCAGTGGGATTATACAAATATTGATAAAATACAAATTACCGATATAAAAGGAAATTTATTAACACAAACCCCTGTATTTACCAACGGTACAACAATTGACGTTAGTTGTTTCAGCGAAGGGGTGTACATAGCTTCCTTACTGAATAAGGGCTATTTGGTATCGAGTAAGCAGTTTGTTGTTAAGTAAGCTGAATCTGTAAAACATGTATCTTATTAAATCTAGAACTTAAGGGCAACTATGATATAAAAGTACAAAAAAACGTATTTTAAATAATTTACTCATGAAAAAAATAAAGTTGATTTTAGCATTTATTGCTACGATTGCTACATTAACAGCCATGTCGCAGCAGCAAACCGTAGGAATATTTTTTAATACTCCTGAGGCATTTAACGGTTATACCCTTTTCTCGCCTCTAACCGGAACTACAACTTACCTAATAGATAATTGCGGCGAAGTTGTAAACAAGTGGGAATCGGATGCAACACCGGGTTTAGCATCGTATTTAACTCCCGAAGGCAATTTGGTTAGGTGCAAGGCGACGGAAAACGCTGTTTTCCACGGCAGATCGAGTGGAGCGATGGAAGTTTTTAATTGGGAGGGCGAAAGAATTTGGGAATACGCTATTTCCAACGACACTAATTGTCGCCACCACGATATTGAATGTTTGCCTAATGGTAACTTTTTACTTATTGTGTGGGAGTACCATACTCCTGAAGAGGCATCTCAGGTGGGCAGAGTCACCACAGTGAGAGAAGTTTGGTCTGAAAAAATTGTAGAAGTGCAACCCGACTACGAAAACGGAACAGGTACAATAGTTTGGGAATGGAGGGTATGGGATCATTTAATTCAAGATGTTAACCCCAACATAGCTAATTACGGCGTCGTTGCAGATAATCCGCAACGAATAGATATTAACTTTATAGGCGAGACTGAAAACTCTGTAGATTGGCTTCATGCTAACAGTGTAGATTACAATGCCGAGTTAGACCAAATACTTGTCAGCGTGCATCAATTTGGCGAAATATGGATAATAGACCACTCAACAACAACTGAAGAAGCAGCTTCAAGCTCAGGCGGTAATTGTGGAAAGGGTGGCGACTTGCTTTATCGTTGGGGAAATCCCAGAACGTATAAAAGAGGCACTGTAAGTGACCAGAAACTATTTTTGCAACATGATGCCAATTGGATTCCAAAGGGACAAATGGATGAAGGTATGATTTCAATATACAACAATAGAGCAGGCACACCTTACGGTATTGATTATTCTTCTGTTGATGTTATAAACCCACCTTTGTTGGACGACGGCAATTATTTATTCGAGAATGCAGCTTACGCTCCTGCAGATGTGCATTGGACTTATATAGCTGAAAATCCAACCGATTTTTATTCATATAATATTTCCGGAGCAAGCCGACTTCCAAACAATAATACTCTTATTTGCGAAGGCAGGTCGGGAAGGCTTTTTGAAGTCGATTACGAAGGTAATATCGTTTGGCAGTATATAAATCCCGTAGGCATGAATGGTGTTACGCCTCAGTACGTCCAACCTCAATTAAATCTTGTTTTTAAAGTAGAAAGATACGCTCCTGATTTTGAAGGATTTGAAGGTCGTGAACTTATACCGCAAGGGCACATAGAGCCGGGTACATTTGTTGAATGCGAAATTTACGATGGCACTGATATTGAAAGTCTATACGCCGATTATAATTTTCACGTGTTCCCAAATCCGGCAAGCTCGTTGCTTAACATACAGTGGGATTATTCAAATGTTGATGTAATACAATTAAGCGATATAAAAGGAAACTTGTTGGTAGAAATTCCGGCGCACACCAACAGTTCAGTACTCGATGTTAGTTGTTTTAGTGAAGGAGTGTATATAGTTTCACTGTTGCATAAAGGCAATTTGGTTTCAAGCGAGCAAGTTATTGTTATGTAAGTAAGTTTTATTTTGGAACAATTAATTGCCTTTGGCTCTTTGCTATTAGCCGTTAGCCTTTTTGTGGTCAGTGATGGGTGATGAGTGATGAGTGATGGCTTGTCCCGAGTATTCGGGAGTGATGAGTGATGAGTGATGAGTGATGGCTTGTCCCGAGTATTCGGGAGTGATGGGTGATGGGTGGCTTTTGTCAATTAGCCCCAAAACTTCGAGACTTATTGTTTATTGCTCATTGCTCATTGCTCATTGCTCATTGTTCATTGCTAATTGCCAATAGCCAACAGCTACCTCACATCAATGAAATACTAATGCTTATTCTTTGCTTTCTTTAACCTGAGCGTAGCAACTATTAATGCAATATTTTAAAAATAAGTTCTTTTAAAAGTTCGCCATGTGTTGCTGTATTGTTTTCAACTCCAAGAGCTTTTGTTGTGCATTCGCGAATATAGCTTATTATACGAATGGTCTTTTTTAGCGGATAGTTTCTCATTGCAACAAAAAACTCATTTTTATTGTAGTAGTTTAGTTTAAACTTGCTTACAATTTCCTTTTCCGACTTGTTTGGAAGCGAGTGAGCCAAAAGCAATTTATTAAAATGTGAAAAAAGCATTGGCAGAGTTTTAAAAATAGGATTTTCGTTCGGATTTTTATCGAAGTGTATAGCAATCAGATTGGCTTTATAAACATTTTTAAGCGAAATAGCGCTGATGAGTTCAAAAACGTTAAAGTCTTTGCTAATTCCTATATATTTTTCTATATGCTTTTCGTTAATAGTTTCTTTGCTATCAACATTAATAATGAGTTTATCTATCTCGTTTTCAATTTTTTCAAGGTCGTTGCCAACAAATTCCACAATCAAATTTACGGCTTTATTATTGATTTTATAACCTTTTTGAGCAACCCTATCGTTAAGCCATTGTGGAATTTGATTGTCGTACATTTTTTTAACTTCGCAACAAACAGCATTTTCGTTGTTTTCAAAAATTTTGACAATCTTAGCAGGAGGCTTTTTGTATTTAAAGCACATTGCAAATATTGTCGACTGTTGTGGATTTTCGGTATAGGCGATCAGATGTTTAATATTTTCGTCTTTTTTCAGGTCAATGTCTTGACCTTCTTTCAGGATAACAAATTGCTTATCTCCCATCATTGGGAATTGTTTGCAAGTGCCTATAATCTCAATAATGTTGCTGTCTTTACCGTAAAATATATGTTGGTTAAAATCTTTTTCGTCTTCGGTTAAAATGTTTTTAATCATGTGTTCCGAAACTTCATCAATAAAAAAAGGTTCGTCGCCGTATATCAAATACAATGGCGAAAAAATTCTTTTATCTATATTTTTTTTTATTGAGTCGACGGTGTATTTCATAATTAAAACTTGAGGTGCTTAACGGTTATACGTTTTTCTATTAGCTGCTTTAACGACTCTATGCCAAGCGAAACATGTAGTTCCATGTATTTTTGTGTAACAAATTTATCGCTTTCTTCGGTTTTAACACCGCTGGAAATCATAGGTTGGTCTGTAACCAAAAGCAAAGCACCTGTAGGTATGTAATTTGCAAATCCCACAATAAAAATTGTAGCAGTTTCCATATCAACGCCCATAGCTCTTGTGGCGATTAAATATTGTTTAAAATCTTCGTCGTGTTCCCAAACGCGGCGGTTTGTGGTATATACGGTTCCGGTGTAGTAGTCTTGTCCGAAATCGCGAATGGTAGTAGAAATAGCTTTCTGCAAATTAAATGCAGGCAAAGCCGGAATTTCGGGCGGAAAATAATCGTCTGAAGTTCCATCGCCTCTGATAGCAGCTATAGGCAGTATTAAATCGCCCAACTCGTTTATATGTTTTATTCCTCCGCATTTACCCAAAAACAGCACGGCTTTAGGTTTTGCAGCACTAAGCAAATCCATAATAGTTGCAGCATTGGCACTACCCATACCAAAGTTAACCATTGTTATATTGTCTTTTGTGGCACTTGGCATGCTCTTATCAAGCCCTTTTATTTCTACTGAGTTAATATCGGCAAAGGTGTGTAAATAGTCGGAAAAATTT
It encodes the following:
- a CDS encoding aryl-sulfate sulfotransferase encodes the protein MKTTKLILAILVAIATQRAISQQQTVGIFFNTPESFNGYTLFSPIVGTTTYLIDNCGEVVHKWESTRTPGLKAYLNTDGNLVRAASSQNFVFNGRWGGTIEVFNWEGEKIWEYVISDDYKCQHHDIECLPNGNFLAIVWELHTLEEVIQAGRVDAESPVWSEKIVEIKPDYVNGGGTVVWEWRTWDHLIQDVDPNLDNYGVVADNPQRVDINYLGEVETATDWLHFNSVYHNAELDQIVITVHNLHEIWIVDHSTTTEEAASSSGGNCGKGGDLLYRWGNPLAYKRGTESDQQLFLPHDANWIPKGQMDEGMIMIYDNQAGTPYGLDYSAVDVIDPPLLDDGNYLFENAAYAPVAPHWTYTAENPTDFYSDIISGARRLPNNNTLICEGMSGRLFEVDYEGNIVWQYVNPVGMNGITPQYSQPQINAVFKVERYAPDFEGFEGRELIPQGHIEPGTFVECEIYDDTNIENLYVDNNFHVFPNPASSLLNVQWDYTNVDKIQLTDIKGNLLIETPVYTNSSVIDVSCFSEGVYIISLFNKGYLISNKQVIVK
- a CDS encoding aryl-sulfate sulfotransferase; translated protein: MKTTKLILAFFVAFAMQKAMSQEQTVGIFLNTPDAFNGYTLFSPQLNTTTYLIDNCGEVVNKWESDRTPGRMAFLTPDGNLVRAKATDNTVFKNGIAGGAIEIFNWEGERIWEYFISDDFQCQHHDIEYLPNGNILAIVWEYRTLEELIQVGRVNAQSDIWSEKIVEIQPDFENGIGTIVWEWRVWDHLIQDVDPSIDNYGVVEDNPQRIDINYLAEKASVDWLHFNGIDYNAELDQIAISIHQFSEMWIIDHSTTTEEAATSVGGNCGKGGDLLYRWGNPIAYKRGTANDQKLFMQHDANWIPDGQMDGGMIMIYSNRAGTPYGLQYSSVVVIDPPLLEGGNYLFENTAYAPADFHWSYTAENPSDFYSALFSGANRLPNNNTIICEALTGRLFEVDYDGNIVWQYINPVAQDGIIPQYVQPQANTNSVFQTVRYAPDFEGFIGRELIPQGHIEPGTTTDCEIYSGANVEKLYADGNFYVFPNPASSLLNVQWDYTNIDKIQLTDIKGNILIETPAYTNSSVIDVSCFNEGVYIISLLNKGYLVSSKQVIIK
- a CDS encoding aryl-sulfate sulfotransferase gives rise to the protein MKKTKLILVFIATLITQAAISQQQTVGIFFNTPEAFNGYTLFSPLAGTTTYLIDNCGEVVNKWVSERKAGRIAHITPEGNLVRATTSENTVFNGDWGGGIEVFNWDGELIWEYFISDSLNCRHHDIKCLPNGNILAISWEFRTAEEAMQAGRVNAQSEVWSETIVEIKPDFENGGGTIVWEWKAWDHLIQDVDPSIDNYGVIADNPQRIDINFLGENSLASNWLHFNGIDYNAELDQIAISVHQFSEIWIIDHSTTTEEAASSIGGNCGKGGDLLYRWGNPQAYKRGTESDRKLFLQHDPNWIPKGQMDEGMIMIFNNRAGTPYGIDYSSVYVIDPPLLDDGNYLLENTAYAPAEPHWSYTAENPTDFYSAFISGASRLPNNNTLICAGRSGRFFEIDYDGNIVWEYVNPVATNGITPQYAQPQLNTVFKIKRYAPNFEGFVGRQLIPQGHIEQGTTTECEIYSGANVEKIYINGNFYVFPNPASSLLNVQWDYTNIDKIQLTDIKGNILIETSAYTNNTVIDVSCFNEGVYIISLLNKGYLVSSKQFVVR
- a CDS encoding aryl-sulfate sulfotransferase — encoded protein: MKTTKLILVFLVAFAAQTAMSQQQTVGIFFNTPEASNGYTLLAPLFDSTTYLIDNCGEVVHKWESDRLPGLAAYITTDGNLVRGKASDNTVFLNGISGGIIETISWEGERIFEYTISDGYYCQHHDIECLPNGNILATVWEYRSVEEVIQAGRVNAQSEVWSENIVEIQPDYENGTGTIVWEWKAWDHLIQDVDPNLDNYGVIADNPQRIDINYLGEKETSVDWLHFNGIDYNAELDQIIVSVHNFSEIWIIDHSTTTEEAATSLGGNCGKGGDLLYRWGNPLAYKSGTESDQKLFMQHDANWIPKGQMDEGMIIVYNNQAGIPYGLEYSSIDVIDSPLLEDGNYLYKNAAYAPADFHWTYTAQNPSDLYSVLFSGASRLPNNNTLISEGTSGKLFEIDYDGNIVWEYVTPIDNNGIIPQYAQPQMNYIFKSVRYAPNFEGFIGRQLTPQGHIEPGTTTECEIYSGANVEKLYTDGNFYVFPNPASSLLNVQWDYTNIDKIQITDIKGNLLTQTPVFTNGTTIDVSCFSEGVYIASLLNKGYLVSSKQFVVK
- a CDS encoding aryl-sulfate sulfotransferase; translated protein: MKTTKLIIAILVAIATQRAMSQQQTVGIFFNTPESFNGYTLFSPIAGTTTYLIDNCGEVVKTWESDRTPGLKAYLTADGDLIRGKSVENPVFHGRSSGAMEVFNWEGERIWEYSISNNINCQHHDIVRLPNGNFLLIVWDLRTSEEALRVGRVNVSRDIWSEKIVEVQPDYENGGGTIVWEWKVWDHLIQDVNPNIANYGVVADNPQRIDINYLGEDPFSVDWLHFNSLDYNVELDQIVISVHNLHEIWIIDHSTTTEEAASSSGGNYGKGGDLLYRWGNPLAYKRGTVNDQKLFLQHDASWIPKGQMDEGMIMIFNNRTGTPYGLDYSSVDVIDPPLLNDGNYLFENAAYGPAETHWTYTAENPTDFYSDLISGARRLPNNNTLICEGMSGRLFEVDYDGNIVWQYVNPVGVNGITPQYAQPQVNPVFKIDRYAPDFEGFEGRELIPQGHIEPGTFVECEIYDGTDIEMLYADYNFNVFPNPASSSLNVQWDYTNVDEIQLSDINGNLVIGTQAHTNSTVLDVSCISEGVYVVSLLSKGYLISSEQVIIM